The Myroides phaeus DNA segment TTAAAAATTTTTGGAATCGGTGCATCCAAAACAAACTTAACATCTTCCCCTGCTACATTCTTCTCTTTTTTCTTTGTTGTAAAATCACCAAACTTTGCCTCTGCATTTTCAAAATAAGTCACTTTTGTTTTATAGTGATATTTATCTATAATCGTAGAAATCACCTTACCGTGTTGAATTTTTACTGTTACAACAAGTCCACCTTCTCTATGCGGTAATAAACTAATAAATGCTTTTCTAAAATTCTCATCGTCTTCATTATCCGCAACCTTTCCATTTCGCAAGCTAAACGAAGTTTTCTGTGAAAAACTTGGCCCAAAACTATAAGTACCATCATCATTTAATTCAGCACTACCATTAGTTTGAGAATCTGTTTTCAAAGTACTCACTGTTTTCAACACAGGATACCCTCTGTACCCTTGCATTGGATCACCATCAGGTAACTTATATTCAGCCCCTCTTAAGGTAACGTGACTTTGCCCTACAGTCCACGAATTCAAAGCTGGCCAATTATGACCTTTTATTCCTGATATTCTTATATCACTTTGAAATGCTCTGTTTTTAAAATTTCCTGTAATATTCAAACCTACTCCTAAATAAGCATTAGGCAACCCCTTTCTTCTTTTTAATTTCTCATCCTCTGAAGCTCTATTATACATATAGCCCATAGAACGACCTGTTGCCCCCATTTGCATTTCTTCTGAAGAAGTAGCCCCATCATACAAGAAAACAATAAAACCATCTGTTCCTTCTACTTCAGGACCATCATAAACATTAAATTCAAAACTAATATCAATACCATTACTCGACGTAAAAGCCATATCATCCATTAAAACAGCACCAAATCGCTGTTGTTCTAAAGGAGTAAGCTTTAAACCATACTTAGTAAATCTTGCACTATTCTTCTCACGTTCTGGTAAATAAAGTCCTTTTGGAACATCAGTTCCCTCTTGAAGTGTCAAGAAAAAAGGATAGTGTACTTTTCCACTCTGTGCAAAAATATTTATGAATGAAAACACTAAAAACACAACTGTTATTTTAAATATATTCATAATTAAAAATTTAGATTTTTATACTAATTCTAATAAACACAAACACTATTACCTAAATTTAACATAAAATACACAAAAAAACAACTTTCAAAATCACACTATATAAAACTATTAAAAAAATTATTTGGTTAACTTTACAATTCTTAACAACGGCAAGAATCATAAATGCTCAACAAAGTAATCAATCGTAGATTATTCGAGGACTATTTGAGACTTGTTCGGAAAAAGGGGCCTTTTTCCGAACAAGTCCCGAACAACTATACTACTTTCCCGAAACAAGCAACAAAAAACACTTAATTCAAATTTTCTCAAGACACTTTGCTTTACAAAAAAGGCAAACTGCTCATTGTTCCATAAAAAAAGGACAAGCATTTCTGCCTGTCCTTTTAAAATTTACTTATTAAAAAATTCTTATTTCACTTCTAATACAATATTCATAAATGTTTTTCCTGTTACAACTCCATCACCTTTTACTTTATAAACCAATACTCCTTCTTCACTTAATGATACTATTTCGAATACAGTAGTATCATAATAAGTAATATGGTAATTTAATTCATTAGCAGGCAATACAGGTAATTTCCCATCTATTCCAACACTTGAATACATTGGTGCTGAGAATTGTCTAAAATAATCAGCATAGATATCTTTAGTTATTGTCTCATTTGCTTTTACCTCTAATGCAATTGATGGCATATAGAAAAATTTAGGCATTGCAGCTTTTAATTCCTGAAATGATGCACCACCATTTCCATCTGCTACTAATACAGTACCTTGATTTTTATTTACTGAACTAATTTTAGTTTCATGTACCTCTCTGTTTCCGATATGTTTTTCTTTTACCCCTCCGTCTGCTATTTTAATTGACGCTGGATCGACTAATGCATAAATTCCATGATCAACTTCTATAGAATTATCAGATGATGTTAATGCTTTACCATAATCTTTTGGTATCCCATATTCTGCACCTCCTTTTCCGTCGGCTATTAAGAAAGAACCTTTTTTGAATTTACCAGAAGAAATCTTATCGTATGTAACAGCTTTTTCACCAATAAAACCAGAAGTAATTCCCAGCGGTGCTAGTTGTATTGACAAAGGAGAAAGTAAAACAAATTGATTACTTTCCATTTCTCCATACTGTAAAGGATGTCCAAGGGTTAATTTTTTTCCTCTTGTAAAAGCCGCAGCTCCTTTTCCATCAGCTCTTAGTACCCCCAAAGTATCATTAGAAGCACTACGAATCTTTTCAGGATTTATTGTTCTATATGCAATCTTATCATTTACTATAGCACCATCAGCAATCTTATCTGTTGTAATTCCCCCATCTCTAACATCAATAGAAGCGGCGTTTAACAAAGCGTGATCTCCGTCTGTTACTTCAATAGCACCTGGTCCAGACAATTCGGCTCCACCTAACTCTAACATCGAATTAATATCTTTAAAAGCAGTAGCCCCATTTCCATCAGACACTAAAAAATGATTTTCTGGCTTACCTACAGAATTAATTTTATCTGGTGTAACTGATTTTCCAGCTAAGTGTTTTGTTTGTACTCCGCCATCTGCAATATCAAGTTTCATTGGCTTCAATACCGCCTTATCACCATTCTCAATTTTAATAGAGTTTTCCGTACTTGTAACTGCTTCTCCGTTATCAAACACCAACTCATCCATTCCCTTATAGCTTACAGTTCCATCACCTTTGGCAGTAAGTACCGTATTTTCAACAGCATTACTATCTCCTACTTTAGAACTAATTTTCTCTTTTGTAACAGAATTATTTTGCAAATGGTTTGTTGCCACTCCTTCTGTAGCAATCTTAATTTCCGTTTCTTTTATTAAAGCTTTATTACCAGAAGCAACTTCAATAGAACCATCTGCTTTCAAATCTTGACCGTGATTTACAACAAGAGTACCCAAACTTTTATAAACTGCACCACCTTTTCCATCTGCACTTAACACAGCATCTGTAGCCGCGTTACCAGTTGGTAAAACAGTACTTACCTTATCTACTGTTACGGCTCCTGCAGCAAGTTTTGTATTTGTAACTGCTCCATTCGCTAACTTAGATTCTAATACAGCACTTTCACCAATTTTTGCACTTGTAACAGCTGCATTTCCAAGTTTATCTGTAGTAATTGCATTTGTTACAACCTTACTCGTTGAAACAGCATTATCAGCTAATTTTCCATTTGTAACCGCATTTCCTGCCAATAAGTCTGTTGTTATTCCTTCTTTTTTAACTTGAATATTTACTGCGCTATTAACAGCTTTTTTACCCGTTGTATTGTCAACAAACTCTAAAGCATTTCCTACTACTAAATCTTCAGCATTGTTATCTACAACTGCTTTAATTGCCTTGTATTCAACTGTTCCGTCTGCATTAGAAACAGGAACCAAATTTGCTGTTTTAGGTGCTCCTAATTTAGTTGCATCTACTTGTTGACCAACAATGTGTTTTCCTAAAATAGAACTCTCATTAATTGCTAAATCAACATTTGTCAATACAGCCCCGTTGCCACTTGTAACTTTAATAGTAGTGTCTTTACTTCCCAAATCACCTTTAGTGATTACTTCACTTACAGCTTTGTACGCTACATTTCCACTACCATCTGCAGTTAATACAGTATTAGCAGCTTCATTTGTAGTTGCACCTTTCTTAGAGCTAATCTTAGCTGCAGTAACTGCCTTATCAGCTAATTGAGTCGTTTTTACTGCACTTGCTGCAATATGCTTATTCTCAATTCCACCATCTGCAACTTGAATACTTACATCATTTAATACCGATTGACCAGCGTTTGTGACTTTAATTGAAGCATCAGAACCTAATGTTTTTGCATTTGTATTTAATGGTAAATATTGTGCTTCTCCGTCTCCTAAAGAGGTTAGTACCGTACCCTTCAGAGATGTTTCACTATTCATCTTTGTAGCAGTAATATTCTTATCAGCTATTTTTGCATTTGTAATACCTCCATTTCTAACACCAATACTCACATCTTTTAAAACAGCATTTGCACCACCAGTAATTTCAATAGCTCCATTTGCTGTTTCAGACAAGTTCTTTCCATCTACATTTATCAGGTTATTTATTGCTGTAAACTTCGCTCCTCCATTTCCATCAGCTATCAATACGTGATTGATAGTCTCACTTTCAGAAGAAATTTTACTTGCTGTTACTGCCTTATTTTTTAAGTGTTCTGTTTGAACTCCTTCTGTTTTAATATCTATAGAAGCGGCTTTCAATAAAGCTTTTTCACCGGTTTTAACTTCAATTGCTCCATTTCCAGATAATGCTTCTCCTTGGTTGAAAACTAATTCATCCATTCCCTTGTAAGCAACTTTATCTCCAGCTGTCACAGTTAGCACTGTATTTTCAGCAGCTCCTTCTGGATTAATCTTAGCAGTTGTAACCGTATTATCAGCTAATTGAGCTGTTTTTACCGCACCTACTTTGATGTGTTCATTGCCTACACCTTGATTTGTAATCTTAATTTCGGTTGCTTTTAATAAAGCTTTATTATCTGCTGTAACCGAAATAGAACCATCAGCTGTTAAGTTTTCACCTTGATCGAATACTAATTCACCTACTCCTTTATAAGCAACATTTCCGCTACCATCTGCAGTTAACACAGTATTTGCAGCAGCTCCTTCTGAGCTAATCTTAGCAGTTGTAACAGCTTTATCAGCTAATTTAGTATTAGTGATTCCTTGATCTTTGACATCAATTGAAGTTAAAGCAAGAACCGCATTTTTACCTTCTGTTCCATTAATAAATTCTAATGACGAACCAACTGACATATCAACTCCTCCAGCTTGGACTGCTTCTTTTACAACATAATCAAAACCTCCGTTACCATCAGTTACAAGTAATCTATCAACAGGTTGGTTTTCAGATGTCAATTTACTTTTAGTAATTGAATTTTCATTGATTTTAAGATTTATGTCTTGAAGAACTACACCTTTTCCATCTTGTCCATCTCCAAAACCGATGATTCCATCTGTCGTTATATCGTGAGCTTCCGTTTGCTCTGCTGCTACTGTAGAATAAACAAAGCCACCATTTCCATCTGTTACTAAGATTTTACCTTCTCCTTCTTCTGACCCTAATTTTTCAATAGTAACATTTTTACCTTCTATTTTATCCGTGGTAACTGCACCATCAGCTATTTTATCAGTGATAACTGCATCCTTAGCTAATTTCGCAGAGGTAATAGATGTATCAGCTAAGCCTAACTTTACGTTAGAAAGCACTGTACCTGTACCATTTTCAACAGTAACAACATCATCTGTCGTAATATTTCCTTTACCTGTGATACTTGCAGAAGTAATAGGCAGATAATTAACTTTACCTGCTCCATCTGCAGTAGCAACAGTTCCTACTGTAGCGCCAGTTGATTTAAGTTTAGATGCTTCAATTGAGTTATCCTTTACACTTAAATTAACATCGCCTAATGTTTTATTTTTTCCATTATCAACCGTTATAATCGCATCTCCTGACAAGTTCCCTTTTGAAGCAATAACATCTGTTGTAATCTGCTTGTAAGTAACATTTCCTTCCGCATCACTAATTGCCACGCGATTATCAGCACCTTCTACTATTCCTCCAAACAGTTTTGCATTAGTAATAGCCTTATCAGATACTTTATCAGCTGTAACTGCACTAGTTGCAATTTTTGATTCTTCAACACTTCCTGCAGCTAAATGAGTATTTTTAACCCCACCTGTTTTTAAACTTAACGCTGTTTTCTTATCGTCAGCTCCAAACAAAACATTTTCTCCTCCATCAACTTCTATACTTTCATTTCCTACTATATCCCCTTTCATCGAAGATTTCACAGCATTTGAAACAGGCTGAAAAGCAACACCACCACTACCATCTGCAGTTAAAATATCACCTCCTGCAAAATTGCTATTAGTTGTTGCATCTATATCCTTAGAGCTAATTAAATCAGTAGTTACTGCTTTAAAATCAATATGCTTTGTTTGAATTCCTCTATCATTTACTTTAAGAGTTATATCTTTTCCTAAGATTGCTTTTTGAGTTTCACTACTTACCGATATTGAATTATCTGCCTTTAAAGAACCTGTTTCTTGAAGTTCCCCAAATGATTTATACGCTACATTACCTTGCCCATCTGCTGTAAGAACTGTCTTATCGGCAGCAATACCAGAGCCAATCTTATCTGTAGTAACAGCATTATCACCAATAAACTCGTTAGTGACACCTTTATCAGCTAAAGAAATATTCACCGGTTGTAAAGTTGCCTTATTATCTACCTGATCTATAACAATAGGACCTGTAGTAGAAAGTTTTACTGACTTTTCGTTAAAGATTGTGTCAACTCCTTTGTAATACGTTCCTCCCTGTCCATCAGCAGTTAACACTTGATTTTCAGCAGCCGTTTTTCCAGAAACTACAGAACTAATTTTATCAGTAGTAACAGCCTTATCAACCAATTTTGCAGTGGTAATAGATGTATCAGCTAAACCTAACTCTACATCAGAAAGTACTTTCCCTGTACCATTTACAACAGTAACAACATTATCTGTTGTAATATTTCCTGCTCCAGTAACCATATCACTTGTTACTGCTCTATAAGTTACAGTACCTGCCGCATCAGTCGTTGCTACAAGATTAGCAGTTCCAGTTGGGCCAACTAATTTAGTAGCTGTAACAGTTTTATCAGTAATACCTAATGTAACATCAGCAAGTACTTTGTTAGCACCTTCACTAACACTAACAATACCATCTGTTTTGATTTCTCCAGCTGTAGTAATCATATCTCCCGTAATTGCTTGATATGCTACTTTATCACCATCAACAACTGTTAGAACAGTATTTTTATTAGCCCCTTCAGCATTTAGCTGTTTTGTTGTAACCGCTTTATCTGCCAATTTTTCTGTGCTAATTCCTTTATCTGTAATTGCTAAATAGATATCTTTTAAAACAGCTCTATCTCCATTAGTTTCACCTGTAGCCTCCGTCTTTCCAGATACGCTAATAATTCCGTCTGATTGTAAATTACCAGCTTTCGGTGCAATTATATTTTCAATTGGAGAATAAGTTACATTTCCATTTCCATCTGCTGTAAGCACCTCTCCTCTTTTAGCATTTCCTGTAACTACTGTAGAACTAATTTTGTCTGTAGTAACTGATTTGTTACCAATATATTCATTTGTTATTCCTCCTTTTTCTAAGGAAACAGTAATCGGTTGTAAAGTTGCTTTATTATCTTCATTACTAACCTTGATAGGTCCCGTTGTTGAAAGTTTTTCAGCAGTAGAAATCATATCACTGGTAAGAGCTTGATAAGTAACATTTCCATTACCATCTGCGGTAAGAACAGTGTTTCTTTCTGCCTCTTTAGAATCTATTTTATCTTTTGTTACACTTTTAACAGCAAGGTGTTCATTCTTAACTCCCCCTGTTTTCAAGCTCAACTTAGCATCTTTGGATGCCTGACCAAAAAGAACATCTTTACCTCCTTCAACAGCAATACTTTCACTCTCTACAATATCACCTTTAGCTACTCTACTAACAACCGTTTCTGCACTTTCAAACTTAGCCATTGGGTTATCTATTCCTCCTTCAGAAACTAATATTGCTCCATTTACTGCTCCTATAGCACT contains these protein-coding regions:
- a CDS encoding beta strand repeat-containing protein; its protein translation is MNRKITLLSALLLSGYTFGQVGIGIERPAASSMLDIAATSDADRGLLIPRINLTDLKSSASFAGGKAAESLLVYNLGTKGTLPAGYYYWMGGQWVRLINSEDVKNLEGFDTHNKEMAVNLVKKTLFVKDSKDQTVEVPLKDINIVSTLEDGEKGIFTYTDETNRVTKIDIPFEVIDNIHTIVNDPKVIAEILLQIKANARHLEGDSIINVEKGERAVLNDVKLSVKDKSITPSKLKADKADVGKVLMVDKDGDVYYAVILQENAKNESIAVESKDGKLDASSVLFITDSDGDRIDIALSELNIVSTLKDIGEGKFEYVDEKGTVVIIDIPNSVIKNIDTILKVTEVQDSIYNTIATKGQKINTDSIIAVTNGDKAVLSEITLSVTDHSITKDKLIATVADAGKALVVNEDGKLHYAILDGKNTVISTFVVDGDNLTITDSEDDSFPVPLSDINIDTYISNDSKGNYTYYNEAKASYKIQVVTDVVNNIQTILGDKTVQENIYTTVASQGRKLSSNSNIIEVSGGDNAVLNNVILSVKDKSITKDKLIATTADAGKVLMVDDKGEFYYAKIADENTKNKAFAVTKIGGELNKNSEFSLEDTDKHKVNIKLSELNIVTTLVKGVDGKYTYTDEQGVISTIDIPTDVIDNITTILGNETVQNSIYATVANQGKGLKTDASLKVEGVASKALLSELSIKVDTGGIKNEHIASRAVTQDKISAIGAVNGAILVSEGGIDNPMAKFESAETVVSRVAKGDIVESESIAVEGGKDVLFGQASKDAKLSLKTGGVKNEHLAVKSVTKDKIDSKEAERNTVLTADGNGNVTYQALTSDMISTAEKLSTTGPIKVSNEDNKATLQPITVSLEKGGITNEYIGNKSVTTDKISSTVVTGNAKRGEVLTADGNGNVTYSPIENIIAPKAGNLQSDGIISVSGKTEATGETNGDRAVLKDIYLAITDKGISTEKLADKAVTTKQLNAEGANKNTVLTVVDGDKVAYQAITGDMITTAGEIKTDGIVSVSEGANKVLADVTLGITDKTVTATKLVGPTGTANLVATTDAAGTVTYRAVTSDMVTGAGNITTDNVVTVVNGTGKVLSDVELGLADTSITTAKLVDKAVTTDKISSVVSGKTAAENQVLTADGQGGTYYKGVDTIFNEKSVKLSTTGPIVIDQVDNKATLQPVNISLADKGVTNEFIGDNAVTTDKIGSGIAADKTVLTADGQGNVAYKSFGELQETGSLKADNSISVSSETQKAILGKDITLKVNDRGIQTKHIDFKAVTTDLISSKDIDATTNSNFAGGDILTADGSGGVAFQPVSNAVKSSMKGDIVGNESIEVDGGENVLFGADDKKTALSLKTGGVKNTHLAAGSVEESKIATSAVTADKVSDKAITNAKLFGGIVEGADNRVAISDAEGNVTYKQITTDVIASKGNLSGDAIITVDNGKNKTLGDVNLSVKDNSIEASKLKSTGATVGTVATADGAGKVNYLPITSASITGKGNITTDDVVTVENGTGTVLSNVKLGLADTSITSAKLAKDAVITDKIADGAVTTDKIEGKNVTIEKLGSEEGEGKILVTDGNGGFVYSTVAAEQTEAHDITTDGIIGFGDGQDGKGVVLQDINLKINENSITKSKLTSENQPVDRLLVTDGNGGFDYVVKEAVQAGGVDMSVGSSLEFINGTEGKNAVLALTSIDVKDQGITNTKLADKAVTTAKISSEGAAANTVLTADGSGNVAYKGVGELVFDQGENLTADGSISVTADNKALLKATEIKITNQGVGNEHIKVGAVKTAQLADNTVTTAKINPEGAAENTVLTVTAGDKVAYKGMDELVFNQGEALSGNGAIEVKTGEKALLKAASIDIKTEGVQTEHLKNKAVTASKISSESETINHVLIADGNGGAKFTAINNLINVDGKNLSETANGAIEITGGANAVLKDVSIGVRNGGITNAKIADKNITATKMNSETSLKGTVLTSLGDGEAQYLPLNTNAKTLGSDASIKVTNAGQSVLNDVSIQVADGGIENKHIAASAVKTTQLADKAVTAAKISSKKGATTNEAANTVLTADGSGNVAYKAVSEVITKGDLGSKDTTIKVTSGNGAVLTNVDLAINESSILGKHIVGQQVDATKLGAPKTANLVPVSNADGTVEYKAIKAVVDNNAEDLVVGNALEFVDNTTGKKAVNSAVNIQVKKEGITTDLLAGNAVTNGKLADNAVSTSKVVTNAITTDKLGNAAVTSAKIGESAVLESKLANGAVTNTKLAAGAVTVDKVSTVLPTGNAATDAVLSADGKGGAVYKSLGTLVVNHGQDLKADGSIEVASGNKALIKETEIKIATEGVATNHLQNNSVTKEKISSKVGDSNAVENTVLTAKGDGTVSYKGMDELVFDNGEAVTSTENSIKIENGDKAVLKPMKLDIADGGVQTKHLAGKSVTPDKINSVGKPENHFLVSDGNGATAFKDINSMLELGGAELSGPGAIEVTDGDHALLNAASIDVRDGGITTDKIADGAIVNDKIAYRTINPEKIRSASNDTLGVLRADGKGAAAFTRGKKLTLGHPLQYGEMESNQFVLLSPLSIQLAPLGITSGFIGEKAVTYDKISSGKFKKGSFLIADGKGGAEYGIPKDYGKALTSSDNSIEVDHGIYALVDPASIKIADGGVKEKHIGNREVHETKISSVNKNQGTVLVADGNGGASFQELKAAMPKFFYMPSIALEVKANETITKDIYADYFRQFSAPMYSSVGIDGKLPVLPANELNYHITYYDTTVFEIVSLSEEGVLVYKVKGDGVVTGKTFMNIVLEVK